A stretch of the Thiocystis violascens DSM 198 genome encodes the following:
- a CDS encoding ATP-binding protein — translation MSKIKHLIARATSLIDRLEHLLPADSLPPDWSAHAFRWRRQAARGWLQAVHAPHRIALEDLLCLDRQKEEVERNTRQFLAGNRANNVLLWGSRGTGKSSLVKAVFNAHRYAGLRLIEVDKDDLIQLPDILELLGNRPERFILYCDDLSFEASESGYKALKAALDGSITATPDNLLIYATSNRRHLLPEFHAENREARILDGELHQGESVEEKISLSDRFGLWVAFHPFSQAQYLTVVRHWLRRLHHDPIDWSAVAWEPIERDALQWALQRGSRSGRTAWQFALDWAGREEDPPHLNRN, via the coding sequence ATGTCCAAAATCAAACACCTGATCGCCCGCGCAACGTCGCTTATTGACCGTCTGGAGCATCTGCTACCGGCCGACAGCCTTCCGCCGGACTGGTCGGCCCACGCCTTTCGCTGGCGCCGGCAAGCCGCGCGCGGCTGGCTGCAGGCCGTGCATGCGCCGCATCGGATCGCACTTGAGGATCTGCTGTGCCTGGACCGACAGAAGGAGGAAGTCGAGCGCAATACGCGTCAGTTTCTCGCGGGCAACCGGGCGAACAATGTCCTGCTGTGGGGCTCGCGCGGTACCGGCAAGTCATCGCTCGTCAAGGCCGTTTTCAATGCCCACCGTTACGCCGGGCTGCGCCTGATCGAAGTCGATAAGGACGACCTGATCCAACTGCCCGACATTCTGGAACTGCTCGGCAATCGCCCCGAGCGCTTCATTCTCTATTGCGACGATCTCTCGTTCGAGGCTAGCGAATCCGGTTACAAGGCGCTCAAGGCCGCGCTCGACGGCTCGATCACCGCCACCCCGGACAATCTGCTGATCTATGCCACGTCCAACCGCCGCCATCTGCTGCCCGAATTCCACGCCGAGAACCGGGAGGCACGTATCCTCGATGGCGAGTTGCATCAGGGCGAATCGGTCGAGGAAAAGATCTCGCTCTCGGACCGCTTCGGTCTCTGGGTCGCCTTTCATCCCTTCAGTCAGGCGCAATATCTGACCGTCGTCCGTCACTGGCTCCGCCGACTCCATCACGACCCGATCGACTGGTCGGCCGTGGCCTGGGAGCCGATCGAACGCGACGCGCTGCAATGGGCGCTGCAGCGCGGCTCGCGCAGCGGACGGACCGCCTGGCAGTTCGCGCTGGATTGGGCGGGGCGCGAGGAAGATCCGCCGCATTTAAACCGCAATTAA
- a CDS encoding TRZ/ATZ family hydrolase, protein MQAELLIHSQWVLPVDSENRQLTDHALAIADGRILALLPSDEARRSIQAERVIELEGHLLIPGLVNAHTHAAMTLMRGFADDMPLMTWLHQHIWPTERRWIDPSFVRDGTRLAVLEMLRGGVTCYNDMYFHPDVAAQVTAEAGMRAVIGMIVLDSPIGYAADADDCITRGLAFQDRYRDHPLIRIAFAPHSPYAVSDVPLRRIRTLADELEVPVHLHLQETRDEIVQSLRDHGERPIKRLDRLGLVGPGLIAVHMTQLDDTEIARLASAGAHVVHCPESNLKLASGFCPVAKLLAAGVNVALGTDGAASNNDLDLLGEMRTAALLGKGVAGSASAIPAATALRMATIQGARALGLEDEIGSLEPGKSADLVALDLRDAHTQPLYRPISQLVYAAGRHQVRQVWIQGRQVIRDGMPTRLDPVEAIAAAQVWGERIRADS, encoded by the coding sequence ATGCAAGCCGAACTGTTGATCCATTCTCAATGGGTGCTGCCCGTGGATTCCGAGAATCGGCAACTGACCGATCATGCCCTGGCGATTGCCGACGGGCGCATCCTGGCCCTGCTGCCATCGGATGAGGCGCGTCGCTCCATTCAGGCGGAGCGGGTGATCGAACTGGAGGGGCATCTCCTGATACCAGGTCTGGTCAACGCGCATACCCATGCGGCCATGACCCTGATGCGCGGCTTCGCGGACGACATGCCCTTGATGACCTGGCTACACCAGCACATCTGGCCCACGGAGCGCCGCTGGATCGATCCGAGCTTTGTCAGGGACGGTACCCGGCTGGCGGTGCTGGAAATGCTGCGTGGCGGCGTGACCTGCTACAACGACATGTATTTCCATCCCGACGTCGCCGCCCAGGTGACCGCGGAGGCCGGGATGCGCGCCGTCATCGGGATGATCGTACTGGACTCGCCCATCGGCTATGCCGCCGACGCGGACGACTGCATCACCCGTGGGCTGGCGTTTCAGGATCGCTATCGCGACCATCCGCTGATTCGGATCGCTTTCGCGCCGCATTCGCCCTATGCCGTCTCCGATGTCCCCCTGCGCCGCATCCGCACCCTCGCCGACGAGCTAGAGGTGCCGGTCCATCTCCACCTCCAAGAAACCCGCGACGAAATCGTCCAGTCATTGCGCGACCATGGAGAGCGCCCGATCAAGCGGCTCGATCGGTTGGGACTCGTCGGACCAGGCCTGATCGCGGTCCACATGACTCAACTCGATGACACGGAAATCGCGAGACTGGCGAGTGCCGGCGCTCACGTCGTCCACTGCCCGGAATCGAATCTCAAGCTCGCGAGCGGTTTCTGCCCCGTCGCCAAACTGCTGGCGGCGGGCGTCAACGTCGCCCTTGGCACGGACGGCGCGGCCAGCAACAACGATCTAGATCTGCTCGGAGAGATGCGCACTGCGGCCCTGCTCGGGAAAGGCGTCGCTGGTTCGGCCTCGGCGATCCCGGCGGCAACCGCGTTACGCATGGCCACCATTCAGGGTGCGCGCGCACTAGGGCTTGAGGATGAAATCGGTTCGCTGGAGCCTGGAAAATCCGCCGATCTCGTGGCCCTGGACCTACGCGACGCCCATACCCAACCACTCTACCGCCCGATATCCCAGTTGGTCTACGCGGCGGGTCGGCATCAGGTTCGCCAGGTTTGGATCCAGGGTCGACAGGTAATCCGCGATGGCATGCCGACGCGCCTGGACCCGGTTGAGGCGATTGCGGCAGCGCAGGTCTGGGGTGAGCGGATCCGGGCCGATAGTTAA
- a CDS encoding DUF4124 domain-containing protein, producing MSLGYADSSTYRWVDESGNVHYADRIPPAQIDQGHIKLSEEGLRTEMIAPAPTEEEIRQAVELERLQKEEARRVEQDKVANQQLIQNFRTIEDLALAREGKVAAIEALGQTTRDRIRFELRRLRELHQKSAELERTAKTVPAQFQEDIASAEQLLRDGYSTILEHEFLKESIRQDFDGILARYRRLRQLPESADTSRKRAAGLRLNNLVSCHGSEQCAHAWERALAYVRDQAATKEEITGPGLLIAAQRDEREDRLLTLVWIQKTPQEPVYLYLDLECKNRLTANLTCTNPSALAIRDGFRAAVDPQAD from the coding sequence ATGAGCCTTGGATATGCCGATTCGAGTACGTATCGATGGGTCGATGAGAGCGGAAACGTGCACTACGCCGATCGGATACCGCCCGCTCAGATCGATCAGGGTCATATCAAACTCAGCGAGGAGGGGTTGCGAACGGAGATGATTGCCCCGGCGCCCACGGAGGAAGAAATCCGGCAGGCCGTTGAACTGGAACGCTTGCAGAAAGAGGAAGCACGGCGTGTTGAACAGGATAAGGTCGCTAACCAGCAGTTGATACAGAACTTTCGCACCATTGAGGATCTGGCCTTGGCCAGGGAGGGCAAGGTGGCTGCCATAGAAGCGCTCGGTCAAACCACGCGCGATCGCATTCGTTTTGAGTTGAGACGGCTGCGAGAGCTGCATCAGAAATCCGCCGAACTGGAGCGAACCGCAAAGACCGTTCCCGCGCAATTCCAAGAGGACATCGCCAGCGCGGAACAGCTTCTGCGCGATGGCTATTCCACCATCCTCGAACACGAATTTCTGAAAGAGTCGATACGCCAGGATTTCGATGGAATCCTGGCGCGTTACAGAAGGCTCCGACAACTTCCGGAATCCGCTGACACTTCCCGGAAACGGGCAGCGGGGTTACGGTTAAACAATCTCGTGAGCTGCCACGGAAGCGAGCAATGCGCCCATGCCTGGGAGCGGGCTTTGGCCTATGTGCGTGACCAGGCGGCCACGAAAGAGGAAATCACGGGTCCAGGGCTATTGATCGCAGCTCAACGGGATGAGCGGGAAGATCGTCTTCTGACGCTCGTCTGGATTCAGAAAACACCGCAAGAACCTGTTTATCTGTATTTGGACCTGGAATGCAAAAACCGTCTGACCGCGAACCTGACTTGCACGAACCCGTCCGCGCTCGCCATCCGCGATGGCTTCCGGGCCGCTGTCGACCCGCAGGCGGATTGA
- a CDS encoding transposase: MGSVKRLADEVACGLREVHPRLRKTVVSKLALAVGAMIEGQTPNTVELANLLPLDTERQDMREQWLRRLLKNPRLGPGMVIEPFARAELAKAASHGQTVLLSLDQTDLGDRMALLMVALRVGDRAIPLAWRAEEGAANLGFAGQQVVLEPLLAWLPSGARVLLSADRFYPSAGLFGWLQARGWSDRLRLKSNVLTDTGQGDETTTGALAHGVTERYFTGVRLFAQGVITNLGILHEDGHPEPWIIAMDAAPTRASVLDDAARWAIEPMFSDVKGRGFDLEDSQLQHAERLERLVLIMALAMYWCVRAGRDEGLNDPTPLEKKSRRRTTPRIGASGNSIVAWSRGSRAACAV, translated from the coding sequence ATGGGAAGCGTCAAACGATTGGCTGATGAAGTGGCGTGCGGGCTGCGCGAGGTGCACCCGCGTCTGCGCAAGACGGTGGTGAGCAAGCTGGCGTTGGCGGTCGGGGCGATGATCGAAGGCCAAACCCCGAACACGGTGGAGTTGGCCAATCTGCTGCCCTTGGACACCGAGCGGCAGGACATGCGCGAGCAATGGCTGAGGCGTTTGCTGAAGAATCCGCGGTTGGGTCCGGGAATGGTGATTGAGCCCTTTGCACGAGCGGAGTTGGCGAAGGCGGCCAGCCATGGTCAGACGGTGTTGTTGAGCCTGGACCAAACCGATTTGGGTGATCGGATGGCGCTGCTGATGGTGGCGTTGCGGGTGGGTGATCGCGCGATACCGCTGGCGTGGCGGGCTGAGGAAGGGGCGGCCAATCTCGGCTTCGCGGGCCAGCAGGTGGTGTTGGAGCCGCTCCTGGCCTGGCTGCCGTCCGGGGCGCGCGTGCTGCTATCGGCGGACCGGTTCTATCCGTCGGCGGGCCTGTTCGGGTGGCTCCAAGCCCGGGGCTGGAGCGACCGGCTGCGCCTGAAGAGCAACGTGCTAACGGATACCGGGCAGGGCGATGAGACGACGACGGGCGCGTTGGCACACGGGGTGACGGAACGTTACTTCACCGGTGTGCGCCTGTTTGCGCAGGGGGTGATCACGAACCTCGGGATCCTGCACGAGGATGGCCACCCCGAGCCGTGGATCATTGCCATGGACGCCGCCCCGACACGGGCAAGCGTGCTTGACGACGCTGCTCGCTGGGCCATCGAACCGATGTTCTCCGACGTCAAGGGCCGGGGCTTCGACTTGGAGGATTCGCAACTCCAGCATGCCGAGCGTTTGGAGCGACTGGTGCTCATCATGGCCTTGGCCATGTACTGGTGTGTTCGCGCCGGCCGAGACGAGGGGCTGAACGATCCGACACCACTCGAAAAAAAGTCCAGGCGCAGAACGACCCCGCGCATTGGAGCTTCAGGAAACTCTATCGTAGCCTGGTCTCGTGGTTCACGCGCGGCCTGCGCCGTCTGA
- the mtnA gene encoding S-methyl-5-thioribose-1-phosphate isomerase, with product MNTTKPTLPTPDDAALWYEDRLYLADQRVLPERAEFLSYQQAPEVAEAIRAMVVRGAPAIGVTAAYGVVLAGRAAHATAGVGWKTAIEADLERLAASRPTAVNLFWAIRRMRALIERLDTTDPTPALLREALAIHEEDRAANHRMGDLGAELIEGPTDIVTHCNAGAIATGGYGTALGVVRSAFAAGKIRRVYADETRPWMQGARLTAWELMHDGIPVTLQADGAAASLMAGGSVGWVIVGSDRIAANGDVANKIGTYGLAVLARYHGIKVMVAAPTSTVDMEVASGAEIPIEERDSDELLSCGGRRLAPAGCVARNPVFDVTPAALVDAIVTERGVVLNPTTEKMRALMDSSMGER from the coding sequence ATGAACACCACCAAGCCCACCCTTCCCACGCCCGACGATGCCGCGCTCTGGTACGAGGATCGACTCTACCTGGCCGATCAGCGCGTGCTGCCCGAACGTGCGGAGTTTCTCTCATACCAGCAGGCGCCCGAGGTTGCGGAGGCGATTCGCGCGATGGTCGTCCGAGGCGCCCCCGCGATCGGGGTGACCGCGGCCTATGGTGTGGTCCTGGCCGGCCGTGCCGCCCATGCGACGGCCGGCGTCGGCTGGAAGACGGCGATCGAGGCGGATCTGGAGCGCCTCGCCGCCTCGCGACCGACTGCCGTCAATCTGTTCTGGGCGATCCGTCGCATGCGCGCGCTGATCGAGCGTCTTGACACGACCGATCCGACTCCGGCGCTCTTGCGCGAGGCGCTGGCGATTCACGAGGAGGATCGGGCCGCGAACCACCGTATGGGCGATCTGGGGGCCGAACTGATCGAAGGTCCGACCGACATCGTCACCCATTGCAACGCGGGCGCCATCGCCACCGGCGGTTATGGCACCGCGCTGGGCGTGGTGCGTAGCGCCTTCGCGGCGGGGAAAATCCGGCGCGTCTACGCCGACGAGACCCGACCCTGGATGCAGGGCGCGCGTCTCACGGCCTGGGAGCTGATGCATGACGGCATTCCCGTCACCCTCCAGGCGGACGGCGCCGCGGCCAGTCTGATGGCGGGCGGCTCGGTCGGCTGGGTCATCGTCGGTTCGGATCGCATCGCCGCCAATGGCGACGTGGCGAACAAGATCGGCACCTACGGGTTGGCGGTTCTAGCCCGCTATCACGGGATCAAGGTCATGGTCGCCGCGCCGACCTCGACGGTGGATATGGAAGTGGCCTCCGGCGCCGAGATCCCGATCGAGGAACGCGATTCCGACGAGTTGCTGAGCTGCGGTGGACGGCGTCTCGCACCGGCGGGTTGCGTGGCCCGCAATCCGGTCTTCGACGTGACGCCCGCCGCGCTGGTCGACGCCATCGTGACCGAGCGCGGGGTGGTGTTGAATCCGACGACCGAGAAGATGCGGGCGCTGATGGATAGCTCGATGGGGGAGCGCTGA
- a CDS encoding capsular biosynthesis protein — protein sequence MKTARTPARKRLDVQGFRPQSSSPVVFIDPGPNLVQFFVGVGAALSPAYRPVFFSRQVKSRSLLRRLGQDVYPRRRSGSVESWPEGIRIDPEQLIARLRKASDRELVRQRAPVFCWLVRELDRFLEAIRPSGVFLWNGSGLAAATTEQLARARGIPLLFGENGYLPNTLQLDPKGVNAFASIGLQMRLADIQVLRYSEQQLQEFDSLIAGYRSGQPSIRSEPQGGRIRPSLTAYLIQSWIDWRQRPRSIRANTLIPRSMPVLPERFVFFPLQVRNDSQLIVHSPLYGNRLDAAIGDLVQALREIDPALRLVVKLHPADLKKTDYDPVARAFPEVVWVGGGDVRTILKRADCVITVNSTVGIEGMIFGKPVVTLGQNFYVREGLVYPVRDRDALTPQLRRALREPLNEALVGQYLRYLYFFAFVHAHWRDHSPESVRNLAERMVEIIRQQTTSGVGA from the coding sequence TTGAAAACCGCTCGAACGCCTGCTCGCAAGCGACTCGATGTCCAGGGTTTCAGGCCCCAGTCTTCATCGCCTGTTGTCTTCATCGATCCGGGGCCAAACCTGGTCCAGTTTTTTGTCGGAGTCGGCGCGGCTCTCTCGCCGGCCTATCGCCCGGTTTTTTTTTCGCGCCAGGTGAAAAGCCGCAGTTTGCTGCGCCGGCTAGGTCAGGACGTGTATCCGCGGCGGCGCTCAGGCAGCGTCGAAAGCTGGCCGGAGGGCATCCGAATCGACCCGGAACAACTCATCGCGCGACTCCGCAAGGCGTCTGACCGAGAACTGGTGCGGCAGCGTGCGCCAGTCTTCTGCTGGCTGGTTCGGGAGTTGGACCGCTTCCTCGAAGCGATACGGCCGAGCGGCGTTTTCCTCTGGAACGGATCGGGGCTCGCCGCGGCCACGACCGAGCAGTTGGCCAGGGCACGAGGCATCCCGCTTCTGTTTGGAGAAAATGGCTATCTGCCGAACACCTTGCAGCTCGATCCCAAGGGCGTCAACGCCTTCGCTTCCATCGGTTTGCAGATGCGTCTTGCCGACATTCAGGTTCTCCGCTATTCCGAGCAGCAGCTTCAGGAGTTCGATTCACTGATCGCCGGCTATCGTTCCGGCCAGCCTTCAATCCGTTCGGAGCCACAGGGCGGCAGGATTCGTCCATCCTTGACGGCCTATCTCATCCAGAGCTGGATCGACTGGCGGCAACGCCCCCGCTCGATCCGAGCCAACACGCTCATCCCGCGGAGCATGCCCGTGCTACCCGAGCGATTCGTCTTCTTTCCGCTCCAGGTGAGAAACGACAGCCAATTGATTGTCCATTCGCCGCTGTATGGAAACCGGCTCGACGCAGCCATTGGCGACCTCGTTCAGGCATTGCGCGAGATCGATCCCGCATTGAGACTGGTGGTCAAACTCCATCCCGCGGATCTCAAAAAAACCGATTACGATCCCGTGGCGCGCGCTTTTCCAGAGGTTGTCTGGGTTGGCGGCGGCGATGTGCGGACAATCCTGAAACGGGCCGACTGTGTCATCACCGTGAACTCGACGGTCGGGATCGAGGGCATGATTTTCGGCAAGCCGGTCGTGACGCTGGGACAGAACTTCTATGTACGCGAGGGATTGGTGTATCCCGTTCGAGACCGCGACGCGTTGACGCCCCAACTCCGGCGCGCCTTACGCGAGCCACTGAACGAGGCGTTGGTCGGTCAATACCTGCGCTATCTGTATTTCTTCGCCTTCGTGCATGCGCACTGGCGGGACCATTCGCCCGAATCGGTCCGAAATCTGGCCGAGCGGATGGTCGAAATCATCCGGCAACAGACAACGTCAGGCGTTGGCGCATAA
- a CDS encoding VOC family protein: MSLVRDIHHVSLVVAETARSRRFYEGVLGLEPLAERPELPFPGIWFGVGARQIHLLELPNPDPVDGRPAHGGRDRHAALLVSSLNELIARLDAEGIPYTLSRSGRRALFCRDPDGNALEFIEDV; encoded by the coding sequence ATGTCGCTCGTGCGAGATATTCACCATGTCAGTCTGGTCGTTGCCGAGACTGCTCGGTCGCGACGTTTTTATGAGGGGGTGCTGGGTCTGGAGCCGCTTGCGGAACGACCAGAACTCCCCTTCCCTGGCATCTGGTTCGGGGTCGGGGCGCGACAGATTCATCTGCTGGAACTGCCGAATCCGGATCCGGTCGATGGCCGTCCCGCCCATGGCGGACGCGATCGGCACGCGGCGCTGCTGGTGTCGTCTCTGAACGAGTTGATCGCGCGTCTCGATGCCGAGGGAATTCCCTACACCCTAAGCCGCTCGGGACGGCGCGCGCTCTTTTGTCGCGATCCCGACGGCAACGCATTGGAATTTATTGAAGATGTTTAA
- the ribF gene encoding bifunctional riboflavin kinase/FAD synthetase, translating to MRLIRGLHNLRPADRGCVATIGNFDGVHLGHRAVFQRLIARGRDLALPATVITFEPQPLEFFAPDAAPARLTRLREKLDAIRNDGIEQVMLLAFGPRLAAMDARTFVQRLLIDGLGVRFLLVGDDFRFGQGRAGDYGMLRAMGEEAARSGTGFAVENLHTITHGEERISSTRVREALARGDLEQAQHLLGRPYRIEGRVAHGDKRGHSIGFPTANLNLHRRFSPLRGVYAVVAHGLGPEPRAGVANIGTRPTVDGQGCRLEVHLFDFDETIYGRHLQVEFRLKLRDERRFDSFDDLRRQIQLDATAARAYLGAAKRADAPR from the coding sequence ATGCGACTGATTCGAGGCTTACATAACCTGCGACCGGCTGATCGGGGCTGTGTCGCCACCATCGGCAATTTCGATGGGGTCCATCTGGGCCATCGCGCCGTCTTTCAGCGACTGATCGCCCGCGGACGCGATCTGGCGTTGCCGGCGACCGTGATCACCTTCGAGCCGCAACCGCTGGAATTCTTCGCCCCAGACGCCGCGCCCGCGCGTCTGACGCGGCTACGCGAGAAACTGGACGCCATCCGCAACGACGGGATCGAGCAGGTGATGCTGTTGGCATTCGGCCCCAGGCTCGCCGCCATGGATGCGCGGACCTTCGTGCAACGCCTGTTGATCGACGGACTCGGCGTGCGGTTTCTGCTGGTCGGGGACGATTTCCGCTTCGGGCAGGGCCGCGCGGGCGACTATGGGATGCTGCGCGCGATGGGCGAAGAAGCGGCCCGGAGCGGCACGGGGTTCGCGGTCGAGAATCTCCACACCATCACCCACGGCGAAGAGCGCATCAGCAGCACGCGGGTCCGCGAGGCGCTGGCACGGGGCGATCTGGAGCAGGCCCAGCATCTGCTCGGGCGACCCTATCGGATCGAGGGGCGCGTGGCGCATGGCGACAAGCGCGGACATTCCATCGGCTTTCCCACCGCCAACCTGAATCTGCATCGCCGTTTCAGCCCCCTGCGGGGCGTTTATGCCGTGGTCGCGCACGGTCTTGGACCCGAACCGCGCGCCGGCGTCGCCAACATCGGCACCCGTCCCACCGTCGACGGCCAGGGCTGTCGGCTGGAGGTGCATCTGTTCGACTTCGACGAAACCATCTACGGGCGGCATCTCCAGGTCGAATTTCGGCTCAAACTCCGCGACGAACGGCGTTTCGACTCTTTCGACGATCTCAGGCGTCAGATCCAGTTGGATGCGACAGCCGCGCGGGCCTATCTGGGCGCGGCCAAACGCGCGGATGCGCCGCGCTGA